ATAAGCGTCATACCCCTTGTAAGTAAATATATTCCAAAGAGGGGAGATGTTGTCATAGGTGAAATAACAGATATAAGATTTTCGATGTGGGGATTAGATATAAATTCCCCATATGCAGGTTTCCTACCAGCCTCAGAAGTTTTTGGAAAAGAAAAAAGGGGCCTTGAGAACATATTCAATATTGGAGACGTTCTCTTTTTAAAAGTAGTGGATGTTGACGAGGTTAAAAAGGTCAAACTAGGCCTAAAAGGCAGAGGACTTGGAAAATTCAAGGGAGGAGTCCTCGTCTATATAACACCTAGTAAAGTCCCTCGTCTAATCGGTAAAAGAGGATCCATGATAAACATGATAAAAGAAAAAACACGCTGCGATATCGTAGTAGGACAAAACGGGGTAGTATGGGTGAAAGGAGACCCTGAAATGGAGAAAATAGCCCGAAAGGTCATACTAATGATCGATAGAGAAGCTCACACATCCGGGCTCACCGATAGGGTGAGAGACACCCTCATAGAGCTTATAAAATCTGGAAAAGGAAATGAAAAGATTAAGGGGTGATTATTATCATCACACCAGATGAATTCAAAAGCGTATCAGAGGCTGCCAGAGAAGATGGAAGAGCACCAGACGAAATCCGACCATTAAAAATCGAAGCAGGAATACTTGAAAGAGCTGATGGGTCATCATACCTTGAACTGGGTGGTAACAAGATACTAGTGGCAGTATACGGTCCCAGGGAGGCTCAGATAAAAAAATTACAAAGACCGGACAGGGCAGTTATAAGATGCAGATACAACATGGCACCATTCTCAGTAGAGGAAAGAAAAAGACCAGGACCAGACAGAAGATCCGTTGAAATATCCAAGATAACAGCAGAAGCCCTAAGACCGGCTCTAATTTTGGAAAAGTTCCCAAGGTCAGTTATAGACGTTTTTATAGAAGTGTTGGAAGCAGAAGGCGGTACAAGATGCGCAGGTATAACAGCAGCATCAGTAGCCCTTGCAGACGCTGGCATGCCAATGAAAGATATGGTAGTGGCTTGCGCAGCAGGTAAAGTGAACGGTAAAATAGTCTTAGACTTGTCAGAGGAAGAGGATAAACGTGGAGAAGCAGACATGCCAGTAGCCATCCTACCACGCAACAAGGAAATAACACTACTACAAAGCGACGGTAACCTCACACAAGAAGAATTCGAAGAAGCCCTAGACCTTGCGATAAAAGGATGCCTAAAAATAAACAAAGTACAAAAAGAAGCCCTAAAAAGGAAATATGGTGAATAAAAATGGACATAGTACCCGAGATCACCCGCGAAAATATAATCAACCTCATAAACAAAAAAGAAAGAACTGACGGAAGAGCACTAGACGAATTCAGGGAAATATTCATAGAAACAGGAATTATAACAAAAGCGGAAGGCT
The nucleotide sequence above comes from Methanothermobacter tenebrarum. Encoded proteins:
- the rrp4 gene encoding exosome complex RNA-binding protein Rrp4, with the translated sequence MILVKDKDIVVPGEILAKNDYYPGRGTFKENNKICSSHVGLVSIRNKQISVIPLVSKYIPKRGDVVIGEITDIRFSMWGLDINSPYAGFLPASEVFGKEKRGLENIFNIGDVLFLKVVDVDEVKKVKLGLKGRGLGKFKGGVLVYITPSKVPRLIGKRGSMINMIKEKTRCDIVVGQNGVVWVKGDPEMEKIARKVILMIDREAHTSGLTDRVRDTLIELIKSGKGNEKIKG
- the rrp41 gene encoding exosome complex exonuclease Rrp41, whose product is MIIIITPDEFKSVSEAAREDGRAPDEIRPLKIEAGILERADGSSYLELGGNKILVAVYGPREAQIKKLQRPDRAVIRCRYNMAPFSVEERKRPGPDRRSVEISKITAEALRPALILEKFPRSVIDVFIEVLEAEGGTRCAGITAASVALADAGMPMKDMVVACAAGKVNGKIVLDLSEEEDKRGEADMPVAILPRNKEITLLQSDGNLTQEEFEEALDLAIKGCLKINKVQKEALKRKYGE